Proteins from one Mercurialis annua linkage group LG7, ddMerAnnu1.2, whole genome shotgun sequence genomic window:
- the LOC126657234 gene encoding uncharacterized protein LOC126657234, translating into MSVGCIGLTFLIDFFYLLRFCSATIMDTDRSWMYKRLQGGLLYPGFDERVQEFVNFALRHPACMSGPEIKCPCPRARCKNTSYRDVETVKLHILQKGFVADYKVWVFHGEGNVLDPRPVAQMPEYDIDMENEEEDDFSSVQRMIIDAAGPEVVFTEEEPNNEAKHFYNMMRAAEEPVYPGSSKHSPLSAAVKMLDIKCRHSGSVALVDDVTEFIQELLLEDNKMPKNFAEIKKMVRGLGLPVEVIDCCLRNCMIYWGSDADLTRCKICDHERWKPAPNGNSAKRRVNVPYRKMFYFPITPRLQRLYASKATAKHMTWHTEHEMVDGKMCHPSDSPAWKHFSELHTEFAEEIRNIRLGLCTDGFQPFGAFGQNYSSWPVILTPYNLPPGMCMKDEFMFLTVIVPGPRNPKHQMDIFLQPLIAELNQLWEFGVQTFDVHSTSGRLACPHCMENTDAFTLKGSRKQSWFDCHRKFLPRGHPYRRNTTQFRKGKTVNKEFGHPKTGEELLAEVDSLGFMKAYEFGAEKNNAAKSENYDHAKSREELNDICDRPELAKDPVTGRFPKAMYALDRDGKKALLEWIKLIRFPDGYASNLSRCVDTIGLKMHGMKSHDCHIFMQRLLPIALRELLPKEVWEPLTELSIFFRELTSTSLTEIDLDRMRLEIPKILSIYIDMSCSLTEECGIRYLRKLEKKVSNKGRVEGSISSGYLNEETAKFAAYYFSEGDPMIPERPQRNEVYDIEVDDDVDRLSIFKPHGQSVGACRKRYLEDSEIVAARTYVLLNCSEIENYREVFEGELRRENPEITISQIEAKFESQFAYWFQQYVQDPTVCTNPFILSLAKGPLRSVRTFKGYRVNGFKFQTQAYGEEQLTMNSGVCVKGTQYVDSENDFYGVLTDIIELEYPALPMKTTVLFKCEWFDPARNSGTISNKKYNVVDINNRRRYNKYEPFILAEQADQVHYLPYPSKRRDKLNWWAVCRTKARSELDMPEGIIPAFQDVIEENPLIVATDDNSTYLADDNGEAEEDALFVPPDETESDFIASSSDEDEIEEL; encoded by the exons ATGTCAGTTGGTTGCATCGGTCTGACATTTCTCatcgattttttttatctattgcggttctgctctgcaacaa TAATGGATACAGACCGAAGTTGGATGTATAAGCGGCTGCAGGGCGGGTTGCTATACCCAGGTTTTGACGAGCGCGTGCAggaatttgttaattttgcttTACGTCATCCCGCGTGCATGAGTGGGCCCGAGATTAAATGCCCATGTCCTAGGGCAAgatgtaaaaatacgagttatCGAGACGTCGAAACAGTGAAGCTGCACATTCTGCAGAAAGGGTTTGTGGCAGATTATAAAGTCTGGGTTTTTCATGGGGAGGGAAATGTTTTAGATCCTCGTCCCGTTGCACAGATGCCGGAGTATGACATTGACATGGAAAATGAGGAGGAAGACGATTTCAGCTCCGTTCAGAGAATGATTATCGATGCTGCTGGTCCAGAAgtagtgttcacggaggaggaaccgaataatgaagctaaacatttttataatatgATGCGTGCAGCTGAAGAACCTGTATACCCCGGTAGTAGCAAACACTCTCCTTTGTCTGCGGCTGTTAAAATGTTGGACATCAAATGTCGACATAGTGGGTCAGTGGCTTTAGTAGATGATGTGACCGAATTTATACAAGAGCTGCTTCTAGAGGACAACAAGATGCCGAAGAACTTTGCCGAAATAAAGAAGATGGTTAGAGGTCTTGGGTTGCCGGTTGAAGTTATCGATTGCTGTTTACGCAACTGTATGATTTATTGGGGGTCAGACGCGGATTTAACGCGATGCAAAATTTGCGATCACGAACGGTGGAAACCGGCCCCTAACGGAAATTCTGCGAAAAGACGAGTTAACGTCCCAtataggaaaatgttttattttcctataactccgagattgcagaggttgtacgcttctaaagccactgccaagcatatgacgtggcacACTGAACACGAAATGGTTGATGGAAAGATGTGTCACCCGTCAGATTCCCCGGCGTGGAAACATTTTAGTGAATTGCATACAGAGTTTGCGGAAGAAATTCGAAATATCAGACTAGGCCTGTgtactgatgggtttcaaccatttggggCCTTCGGGCAGAATTATTCATCATGGCCAGTAATTTTGACACCTTACAATCTCCCTCCAGGAATGTGTATGaaagatgagttcatgtttttaactgttattgTCCCTGGGCCTCGAAATCCTAAACATCAAATGGATATTTTCCTGCAGCCGTTGATAGCTGAGCTAAACCAACTTTGGGAATTTGGAGTCCAGACATTCGACGTTCATAG CACATCTGGGAGACTGGCTTGCCCTCACTGCATGGAAAATACAGATGCTTTCACGCTGAAAGGGAGTAGAAAACAGTCGTGGTTTGACTGCCACAGAAAGTTCTTGCCTCGTGGTCACCCGTACCGTCGTAACACAACTCAATTCCGTAAAGGGAAAACCGTAAACAAAGAATTCGGACACCCGAAAACCGGAGAAGAATTGTTGGCAGAGGTGGACAGTCTGGGGTTTATGAAGGCATATGAATTTGGGGCTGAGAAAAATAATGCTGCGAAGTCGGAAAATTatg accatgcaaaatctagAGAAGAGTTGAATGACATATGTGATCGGCCTGAGTTAGCTAAAGATCCGGTTACTGGGAGATTTCCTAAGGCgatgtatgctttggacagggaCGGGAAAAAAGCTTTACTTGAGTGGATTAAGTTAATAAGGTTTCCAGATGGCTACGCGTCCAACTTGTCCAGATGTGTCGATACAATCGGtctgaaaatgcatggaatgaaaagtcacgaCTGCCACATTTTTATGCAAAGACTTCTGCCAATCGCTCTCCGTGAGCTATTACCGAAGGAAGTCTGGGAGCCTTTAACAGAGCTGAGTATCTTCTTTCGTGAGTTAACCTCCACGTCTCTAACAGAGATAGATCTAGATCGTATGAGGCTGGAAATCCCAAAGATACT TAGTATATATATTGACATGTCATGTTCACTAACTGAGGAATGTGGAATCAGATATTTGAGAAAGCTGGAAAAAAAAGTCAGCAATAAAGGGAGGGTGGAAGGAAGCATCAGTAGCGGATACTTgaatgaagaaaccgcaaaATTTGCAGCTTATTACTTTTCAGAAGGTGACCCAATGATACCTGAGCGGCCGCAAAGGAATGAAGTTTATGACATTGAAGTCGATGACGATGTGGACAGACTATCTATTTTTAAGCCGCACGGGCAATCAGTGGGTGCTTGCCGCAAGAGATATCTTGAAGATTCTGAGATTGTTGCTGCTCGGACATATGTTCTGTTGAATtgttcagaaattgaaaattacagagA GGTTTTCGAAGGCGAGTTGCGCAGAGAAAACCCTGAAATCACCATCTCTCAAATTGAAGCGAAGTTCGAGAGTCAATTTGCCTACTGGTTTCAACAATAC GTGCAAGATCCAACTGTTTGTACTAATCCCTTTATTCTTAGTCTCGCTAAAGGACCTCTTAGATCAGTAAGAACATTTAAGGGGTACCGTGTAAACGGATTTAAGTTTCAGACTCAAGCTTATGGGGAGGAACAGCTTACTATGAATAGTGGAGTCTGCGTGAAGGGAACTCAATATGTCGACagcgaaaatgacttttatggagttcTGACAGACATAATTGAGCTGGAGTATCCGGCTCTTCCAATGAAGACGACTGTCTTATTTAAATGCGAGTGGTTCGACCCAGCACGAAATTCTGGCACaattagtaacaaaaaatacaacGTGGTGGATATTAATAACAGAAGGAGATACAATAAGTATGAACCATTCATCTTAGCCGAACAGGCCGACCAGGTTCATTACCTGCCATATCCTAGTAAAAGAAGGGATAAattaaattggtgggcagtttgcaggACAAAGGCAAGATCTgaacttgacatgcccgagGGGATTATCCCGGCTTTTCAAGACGTgatagaagaaaatcctctcatTGTTGCAACGGACGACAATTCGACATATTTAGCTGATGACAACGGAGAAGCTGAAGAAGATGCGTTGTTCGTGCCTCCTGATGAAACAGAATCTGACTTTATCGCATCCTCATCAGATGAAGATGAAATTGAAGAACTTTAG
- the LOC126655503 gene encoding F-box protein At3g07870-like — protein sequence MKNNATTTIESLPREIVVDILSRIPTPSLLSVKLVCRSWRNIAEHPLFVDLHFSRKTENNPCLILHCDHSLKNQLHALFLYPHNRNTEVGLVKKIQVPVMPEFDIVGSCNGWLCLFESLYKMKLFMFNPFTNSCMEFPISTLPTEMWTVFGFGFHPITNEYKVLKFSSIQRTGRFRSYGSSSRSEVQILTVGNLSWRSLGKIPYYPIQPASQVFTNGRLHWVNWPSRYKPGRELISFDLADETFREVLRPDSVTREWGNYTLMVIRGCLSAAINKHYGSFDVWIMMDYGVKESWIKQFSIGVYLPKGLEQDIDRSFRVSKFYKRSFTRILCGLKNGEILMEYRSRALVCYDPRNETFKDIIIPGIPNWFESVVHVGNLDGVDTNFSV from the coding sequence ATGAAGAATAACGCTACTACAACCATAGAGAGTCTTCCAAGAGAGATAGTGGTTGACATACTTTCAAGAATACCCACACCATCTTTACTCTCCGTTAAGCTCGTTTGTCGATCATGGCGTAACATAGCAGAACACCCACTTTTTGTTGATCTTCATTTTAGCCGTAAAACCGAAAACAACCCGTGTCTCATCTTACACTGTGATCATTCCCTAAAAAACCAGCTTCATGCTTTATTCTTATATCCTCACAACAGAAACACCGAAGTCGGATTGGTCAAGAAAATCCAAGTCCCTGTCATGCCCGAATTTGATATTGTCGGTTCTTGTAATGGTTGGCTTTGTTTATTCGAatctttatataaaatgaagTTGTTTATGTTCAATCCTTTCACTAACTCATGCATGGAGTTTCCAATCTCCACTCTTCCTACAGAAATGTGGACGGTATTTGGGTTTGGATTCCATCCGATCACAAATGAGTATAAAGTGCTTAAATTCTCGTCCATTCAAAGAACGGGTCGCTTTAGATCTTATGGATCTAGTTCTAGGTCAGAAGTTCAAATCCTAACCGTAGGTAACCTTAGTTGGCGAAGTTTAGGCAAAATACCTTATTATCCAATTCAACCAGCGTCACAAGTTTTCACTAACGGAAGGCTTCATTGGGTTAATTGGCCGTCAAGATACAAGCCAGGTCGTGAGCTCATTTCTTTCGATTTAGCCGATGAGACTTTCCGAGAAGTGTTAAGACCTGACTCGGTTACGAGAGAATGGGGTAACTACACGCTGATGGTTATACGAGGATGTCTTAGTGCTGCTATTAATAAGCATTATGGGTCATTTGATGTGTGGATTATGATGGATTATGGTGTGAAAGAGTCTTGGATTAAACAATTTAGCATCGGCGTTTACTTGCCGAAAGGGTTAGAACAAGATATCGATCGTTCTTTTAgagtttcaaaattttataaacgatCATTTACACGAATACTATGtggtttgaaaaatggtgaGATTTTGATGGAGTATAGGAGTAGAGCTCTGGTTTGTTATGATCCAAGAAATGAAACTTTCAAGGACATTATAATTCCAGGAATTCCAAATTGGTTCGAATCAGTTGTTCATGTGGGTAATCTTGATGGGGTTGACACAAATTTTAGTGTTTAA
- the LOC126655499 gene encoding scarecrow-like transcription factor PAT1: protein MSSRLYYQPMQEFEAYCMPQFQTLDHQKHDNAGMPVTQLSILNSHDQYCTLESSSANGSYLFYNSPSTVSFSPNGSPASQQDSHSYPPDLHQSPDTYYGSPIGSCVTDDVSDFRTKLRELETDLLGPDLGIIESIESTFQNGTCIESPEMDNWRQTMEAISSRDLKHVLMACAKAMSDNDLLMAQWLMDELRQMVSVSGEPIQRLGAYMLEGLVARLASSGSSIYKSLRCKEPASADLLSYMHILYEVCPYFKFGYMSANGAIAEAMKDENKVHIIDFQIGQGSQWITLIQAFAARPGGPPHIRITGIDDSTSAYARGGGPSIVGKRLARLAESVKVPFEFHSAAIPDCEAQIKNLSVRPGEALAVNFAFMLHHLPDESVSTQNPRDRLLRLVRSLSPKVVTLVEQESNTNTAAFFPRFQETLNYYTAMFESIDVTLPREHKERINVEQHCLARDVVNIIACEGTERVERHELLGKWKSRFRMAGFTPYPLSSLVNSTIKSLLEGYCNKYRLEERDGALYLGWMNRDLVASCAWK, encoded by the coding sequence ATGTCTAGCAGATTGTACTATCAGCCAATGCAAGAATTTGAGGCCTATTGCATGCCTCAGTTCCAAACTTTAGACCACCAGAAACATGACAATGCCGGTATGCCAGTAACACAATTATCCATTTTGAATTCTCATGACCAATACTGCACCCTGGAGTCATCTTCAGCAAATGGTAGTTATCTGTTTTACAACTCTCCGTCAACTGTCAGTTTCTCTCCAAATGGAAGTCCTGCATCACAGCAAGACTCTCACTCTTACCCGCCTGACCTTCACCAATCTCCCGATACTTACTATGGCTCTCCAATTGGTTCATGCGTAACTGATGATGTCAGCGATTTTCGGACCAAGTTGAGAGAATTAGAAACTGATTTGTTGGGTCCTGATTTGGGAATTATTGAGAGTATTGAAAGCACTTTTCAGAATGGGACGTGCATTGAGTCACCAGAAATGGATAATTGGAGACAAACAATGGAGGCGATTTCTAGTAGGGACCTAAAGCATGTCCTTATGGCATGCGCAAAAGCAATGTCGGATAATGATTTGTTAATGGCACAATGGTTAATGGATGAATTGCGACAGATGGTGTCGGTTTCAGGCGAACCAATTCAAAGATTGGGTGCATACATGTTGGAAGGGCTAGTTGCTCGACTGGCTTCTTCAGGGAGTTCCATTTATAAATCTTTGAGATGCAAAGAACCGGCCAGCGCTGATCTTCTCTCTTACATGCACATTCTTTACGAGGTGTGTCCTTATTTCAAGTTCGGTTACATGTCGGCAAATGGTGCAATTGCGGAAGCCATGAAGGACGAAAACAAGGTCCACATCATTGATTTCCAAATTGGTCAGGGGAGTCAATGGATTACTTTAATCCAGGCATTTGCTGCTAGGCCCGGCGGGCCACCACACATTCGTATCACCGGCATTGATGATTCAACATCTGCATATGCCCGAGGAGGAGGACCGAGTATTGTGGGGAAGCGGCTAGCAAGACTTGCTGAGTCCGTTAAGGTACCATTTGAATTTCACTCTGCTGCCATTCCGGATTGCGAGGCTCAGATAAAGAACCTTAGTGTTCGGCCAGGGGAGGCTCTAGCCGTAAATTTTGCGTTTATGCTTCATCACTTGCCTGATGAAAGCGTCAGCACTCAAAACCCACGTGACCGACTGCTGAGGCTGGTTCGGAGCTTGTCTCCAAAGGTGGTAACCCTCGTTGAGCAGGAATCTAATACAAACACTGCTGCGTTCTTCCCGCGGTTCCAAGAGACACTAAATTATTATACAGCCATGTTCGAGTCGATTGATGTAACACTCCCGAGAGAGCACAAGGAGCGGATCAATGTCGAGCAGCATTGTCTAGCCAGGGATGTTGTTAACATAATAGCATGCGAGGGGACTGAGAGGGTTGAAAGGCATGAACTTCTCGGGAAGTGGAAGTCACGGTTCAGAATGGCCGGGTTTACACCGTACCCTTTAAGCTCCTTGGTAAACTCGACGATCAAATCTCTGCTAGAGGGCTATTGCAATAAATACAGACTTGAAGAGAGAGATGGGGCTCTATATCTTGGTTGGATGAACAGAGATTTGGTGGCATCTTGTGCATGGAAGTGA
- the LOC126655507 gene encoding uncharacterized protein LOC126655507 yields MVRPDPSRTMLLDSGPVSRAIRDIFRQCWFETGSAWRFLTADQREFYFQEFQKKFWWDDSAYSEEVIRRVFMTHAATRYKDNIHKMRKMQKKHTSVNQEIWEAWNAFWDTEKEKKKLETARANRMSEPAGPGSGPVRHTGGSRSAIKHMDVMAKELGRKPSATELYSRLHKTKAEKKPVDKRAQDMTDAIAERLAAATQSPTGEGSTSSPVDETQIFMDIKGVNKKHRVYGLGSATSRYVGPSIRPQRGSSSRTSQQADEEVERRVQAGIQEGLRQVEQRLAAQQASMAQMIRDEIARMMPNLPPEYQPQFPPPPPDGGDTTDL; encoded by the exons ATGGTTCGTCCGGACCCTAGCAG GACAATGTTGCTGGACTCTGGGCCTGTTTCTCGGGCTATCCGGGATATTTTCAGGCAGTGCTGGTTCGAGACTGGATCAGCATGGCGCTTTCTGACAGCGGACCAGAGGGAGTTCTATTTTCAGGAATTTcag AAGAAGTTCTGGTGGGATGACTCTGCGTACAGCGAGGAGGTAATCAGACGGGTCTTCATGACCCATGCAGCCACCCGGTACAAAGACAACATCCACAAGATGAGGAAAATGCAAAAGAAGCATACATCTGTGAATCAGGAGATCTGGGAAGCCTGGAATGCATTTTGGGACACAGAGAAGGAGAAAAAGAAGTTAGAGACAGCTCGGGCAAACCGGATGAGTGAGCCTGCGGGCCCCGGTTCTGGTCCTGTCCGCCATACCGGAGGATCTCGCTCTGCTATCAAGCATATGGATGTGATG GCTAAGGAGCTCGGCCGGAAGCCGAGTGCGACAGAGCTGTACAGTCGCCTTCATAAAACGAAGGCTGAGAAGAAACCAGTCGACAAGAGGGCTCAGGATATGACT GACGCCATCGCTGAGAGGCTTGCTGCTGCGACACAGTCGCCGACCGGAGAGGGGAGCACCTCGAGTCCTGTGGATGAGACGCAGATATTTATGGATATCaagggcgtcaacaagaagcaTCGGGTGTACGGCCTGGGTTCGGCTACCAGCAGATATGTAGGCCCGAGTATCAGACCGCAGAGAGGCAGCTCTTCACGGACATCACAGCAGGCGGATgaggaggtcgagcgccgtGTGCAGGCCGGCATCCAGGAGGGCCTGCGGCAGGTTGAGCAGCGGTTGGCGGCGCAGCAGGCCAGCATGGCACAGATGATACGTGATGAGATTGCACGGATGATGCCGAATCTCCCACCAGAGTATCAGCCACAGTTTCCCCCTCCTCCGCCAGACGGTGGCGATACTACAGATTTGTAG
- the LOC126657233 gene encoding F-box protein At3g07870-like — protein sequence MANNNDDGPCVLLHCDFPVEDRLYSLHLSTTHDHTNIQTVSRLSFPVSSKFVVLGSCNGLLYLQDSVNKDQSYIYNPFTRDCVKIPKPGEISNQHRVAVGFGLHSITKEYKVVRIVYSRNNEDLASTETETSRKRETTEVENCETIISMRADHKFKVSEFTEAFSETKALPQGRLRKYSLPQSEVQVLTLGGGNLTWRSKGEACNYQLLGKPSEALVNGKLHWLSCRYRQQTLRKLISFDLEDEQFREVPNPCPHTFGRHCSHLVTIRGCLAAVIQGFRSIYIWIMKEYGVQESWSKELSLRVVQLDQSVNNFPKFSLSQAKVLCALKNGEVLIKLRCKNLVCYDPKSGEFKELNVQELPESLNTFVHLTSLNWIDTPIRSQDS from the coding sequence ATGGCTAACAACAACGACGACGGTCCTTGTGTTCTCCTGCACTGTGATTTTCCGGTCGAAGACCGCCTCTACTCTCTCCATTTATCAACTACACACGATCATACAAATATTCAGACAGTGAGTAGACTTTCTTTTCCGGTGAGCTCTAAGTTTGTTGTATTAGGTTCTTGTAATGGCTTATTGTATCTCCAAGATTCTGTTAACAAGGATCAAAGTTATATATACAATCCATTTACTAGAGATTGTGTAAAGATTCCGAAACCAGGAGAGATATCGAATCAACATCGAGTTGCGGTTGGATTCGGTTTACATTCTATTACAAAGGAGTACAAGGTTGTTAGGATTGTCTACTCAAGAAATAACGAAGATCTAgctagcacggaaacggaaacgtcTAGAAAACGAGAAACTACCGAAGTAGAAAATTGTGAAACGATAATTTCTATGAGAGCGGATCATAAATTTAAAGTTTCGGAGTTTACGGAAGCGTTTTCAGAAACGAAAGCGTTACCGCAAGGTAGGTTGCGGAAATATTCTTTACCGCAATCCGAGGTTCAAGTTCTAACTCTCGGCGGCGGAAACTTAACATGGAGAAGCAAAGGGGAAGCTTGTAATTACCAACTGCTAGGAAAACCATCTGAAGCATTAGTCAACGGAAAACTCCATTGGTTGAGCTGTAGATACCGACAACAGACGCTTCGTAAGCTGATCTCATTCGATCTGGAAGACGAACAGTTTCGTGAAGTTCCGAATCCATGTCCGCATACCTTCGGCAGACATTGTTCTCACTTAGTAACAATACGAGGCTGTCTTGCAGCAGTAATTCAAGGTTTCAGAAGTATTTACATTTGGATTATGAAAGAATATGGAGTTCAGGAATCTTGGAGTAAGGAACTCAGCTTAAGAGTAGTTCAGTTGGATCAATCTGTCAATAATTTTCCCAAGTTTAGTTTATCACAAGCTAAAGTTTTGTGTGCTCTGAAAAATGGTGAGGTTCTGATAAAACTACGATGTAAGAATTTAGTTTGTTATGATCCGAAATCTGGGGAATTTAAGGAGCTTAATGTTCAGGAATTGCCGGAATCATTGAATACATTTGTTCATCTAACCAGTCTAAATTGGATAGACACTCCAATTCGCTCTCAGGATTCGTAA